In a genomic window of Nostoc sp. UHCC 0870:
- a CDS encoding NHLP leader peptide family RiPP precursor, whose amino-acid sequence MSTNHQESNVEDFKNRLIAKAMEDSAYKKRLLTNAKAVVEEELGTSLPSDLSIQAVQQSPKQLYLLLPPEIDENMNDGELSEQELEAIAGGGYLDNVKKFFRNKFVPQSNR is encoded by the coding sequence ATGAGTACAAATCACCAAGAATCTAATGTAGAAGACTTTAAAAATAGACTAATTGCTAAAGCAATGGAAGACTCTGCGTATAAAAAACGCCTGTTAACTAATGCCAAAGCAGTCGTCGAAGAAGAACTAGGTACAAGTTTACCTTCAGATTTGAGTATTCAAGCTGTACAACAGAGTCCAAAGCAACTTTATCTGTTGTTACCACCAGAGATTGATGAAAATATGAATGATGGAGAACTCAGCGAACAAGAATTAGAGGCTATAGCTGGTGGTGGGTATCTTGATAATGTTAAGAAATTTTTTCGTAATAAGTTTGTGCCGCAGAGCAATCGGTAA
- a CDS encoding NHLP leader peptide family RiPP precursor, whose translation MTINSEEFDTETLEERMIAKAIEHHAYKQRLLSNAKAVLEEELGAELPEDVSVEVLQQSSKQLYLVLPIDIDEIVRDGILSHEELETIAGGTILAVSKLTANLSVFASIDYAARKAWGKWKSKR comes from the coding sequence ATGACTATAAACTCCGAAGAATTCGATACTGAAACCCTGGAAGAGCGCATGATTGCTAAGGCAATAGAACACCATGCTTATAAACAACGTTTATTAAGCAATGCCAAAGCAGTTTTAGAAGAAGAGTTAGGTGCTGAGTTACCAGAAGATGTATCAGTTGAGGTCTTACAACAAAGTTCAAAACAACTCTATTTAGTGCTGCCAATTGATATTGATGAGATTGTTCGCGATGGTATTCTCTCTCACGAAGAACTGGAGACTATTGCAGGAGGAACTATATTAGCCGTATCAAAGTTAACTGCTAATCTAAGTGTTTTTGCGAGCATAGACTATGCTGCTAGAAAAGCGTGGGGGAAATGGAAAAGTAAACGATAA
- a CDS encoding ISL3 family transposase, with protein MPSNPLLHFITKVINIEDIKVVNYNFITDDEIVIEIQSQSKVAQCPRCGKTTDKTHQNHWYMVRDIPMSGYQVILKVNRRQLKCTECQKVFSEKLSFVKSRRTYTTRLGMKVIKEVLETDVESAARRNRMTPSEIETILKELEADLLKEKPRQIKKLGIDEITQLKGGKNYAAVLVDLETRRPIALLEKRNKAVIAEYLSSLGSEVLNQIEEVSIDLWIPYKSLIQEMLPNAQVVADRFHVMKQINQELDARRKQEKRAAEKIKNRQEREKKLAGLTHSKYPLLKKKESLSDEEKAKIASLQKVAPELGEMYRNKEAIRDIFESPITSDEALDKFLEWTQAAYKLFPKSCRTICRWIDEILAYFDHRTTQGIVEGINQKIKLIKRRAYGLTNFNSFRRRVLLNWYFCC; from the coding sequence ATGCCTTCTAATCCCCTACTTCATTTTATTACTAAAGTTATTAATATTGAAGATATTAAGGTTGTGAATTACAATTTTATCACCGATGATGAAATCGTAATTGAAATCCAAAGTCAGTCAAAAGTTGCTCAGTGTCCTCGCTGTGGAAAGACAACTGATAAAACTCATCAAAATCATTGGTATATGGTCAGAGATATACCCATGAGTGGCTATCAAGTAATTTTAAAAGTAAATCGTCGTCAATTGAAATGTACAGAATGTCAGAAAGTATTCAGCGAAAAACTGTCTTTTGTAAAAAGTAGAAGAACTTACACAACAAGACTAGGGATGAAAGTAATCAAGGAAGTATTAGAGACGGATGTGGAGAGTGCAGCTAGAAGAAATAGAATGACACCATCTGAGATAGAAACAATATTAAAAGAGTTAGAAGCAGATTTGCTAAAAGAAAAACCTCGTCAGATAAAAAAGCTAGGAATAGATGAAATCACACAATTAAAAGGGGGAAAGAATTATGCAGCAGTATTAGTAGATTTAGAGACAAGAAGACCCATAGCTTTGTTAGAAAAAAGAAATAAAGCAGTTATAGCAGAATACTTATCCAGTCTAGGTTCAGAGGTACTGAATCAAATAGAAGAAGTCAGCATAGACTTATGGATACCCTATAAAAGTTTAATCCAAGAAATGCTACCGAATGCTCAAGTGGTGGCAGATAGATTCCATGTCATGAAACAAATAAACCAGGAGTTAGACGCAAGAAGAAAACAGGAAAAAAGAGCAGCAGAGAAAATTAAAAATCGCCAAGAAAGAGAAAAGAAATTAGCTGGCTTAACTCACAGTAAATACCCTTTGCTAAAGAAAAAAGAAAGCCTGAGTGATGAAGAAAAGGCGAAGATAGCTTCACTCCAAAAAGTTGCTCCAGAGTTAGGAGAAATGTATCGGAATAAAGAAGCAATTAGAGATATATTTGAAAGTCCGATAACCAGTGATGAAGCCTTAGATAAATTCCTGGAATGGACTCAAGCAGCTTATAAATTATTCCCCAAAAGTTGTCGAACCATCTGTAGATGGATAGATGAAATTCTTGCTTATTTTGATCACCGAACTACTCAAGGTATCGTAGAAGGAATTAATCAGAAGATTAAGCTCATTAAACGCAGAGCTTATGGCTTAACTAACTTTAATAGTTTTAGAAGAAGGGTTTTACTAAATTGGTATTTCTGTTGTTAA
- a CDS encoding type 2 lanthipeptide synthetase LanM family protein, with the protein MEFTHEQLISIVEKASTLSERLSSKFIVNYIKNIDDLVNTRIEKWREAAANGDDKKFENRLIWDGLTLEDARRAVSPVSLIDQISLPSWTETLNRGVKAATIAFSEDIKSNCIDSEEPIPFEELFLPFIYTAREKLAARIGENYQQLSDTAHGLLERRLLISLSEIAAYAVELKFSSFRATRQSAIAYIFKQSDNNVRRDRYEAFIKQMLHEHGLIGFFLEYPVLAKVLALSIDFWVDAIAEFLSQLAADYAEIQQLFQPDGDLGQVVEVNSNLSDPHNNHHTVIIITFTSGLKLVYKPKGLHIDEAYFNLLSWLNQQEIDLKFKCLKILNRPNYGWVEFVEYSPCEDQKAVQRFYQRTGILLGLLYILRGNDCHVENLIACGEHPVIIDLETIIHPTIKDKEDDSQPLNAFELALRFLLQDSVLQTHLLPQWHTVLGGKLVYDLSPLVVNDEQDAQYNSPIFLNINTDTMRLKYEQIPIDFGKTHLPSLGEVQISPDNYVEDLIIGFKKIYSLIINQREFLLGENSPLLNFSHQRIRLLFRGTQSYASILSNAQKPEYFKDGVDHNIKLELLSRAYITQESKPLFWPLLEQELHSMVQMDIPYFSTFTDSDSLFAGLSSVPFVDCIIPTYPEVVSRIKKLCETDLKRQIEVIRGAFNTSIIANHSEGTLAINLAQTEPNPENITPLSRDECLEQAIAIAQKIQSQAFYTDDSAAWIGLEYIPKFQRFQLKALGHHLYDDSGGIALFLAALWSVTKDEQYRRLSLKGLHPLRQYLSNLTPDKLTELTESVDIGVCTGFGSLIYALLKISNLLDEPVLLDNAKQVANLITPDIISKDQDLNISSGSAGAVLAFLSLYTTTGDTWYLEQAISCGNHILQQGIASDIGIKAWKTAEKKLLPGFAYGAAGIAYALLRLYDITLDGSFLLGAKEAIAYERSLLVAETANSSEASHQNHSFSLGWSHGTAGIVLARLGSLTIFDHEEIRQEIASGLNTIQKSNSNIVDRLSCGNFGIVDVLLEASMRFLDPNLLQDAQQRAVLLINKSQQSGSFYLFSPHHQDMYNPGFFNGMAGIGYGLLRLSYPQLLPSILLFD; encoded by the coding sequence ATGGAATTTACCCACGAACAATTAATTAGCATTGTAGAAAAAGCTAGTACTTTGTCTGAGCGTCTTAGTTCTAAATTTATAGTAAATTATATAAAAAATATAGATGATTTAGTGAATACCAGAATAGAGAAATGGCGTGAAGCTGCTGCTAATGGGGACGATAAAAAATTTGAAAATCGCCTAATTTGGGATGGGTTGACATTAGAAGATGCTCGTCGTGCTGTTTCTCCCGTTTCTCTAATCGATCAAATCAGTTTACCCTCTTGGACAGAAACATTAAATAGGGGTGTTAAGGCAGCAACAATTGCCTTTTCAGAAGATATAAAATCTAACTGTATCGACTCTGAAGAACCTATTCCTTTTGAAGAACTATTTTTACCTTTTATTTATACAGCTAGAGAAAAATTAGCGGCGCGGATAGGAGAAAATTATCAGCAGCTTTCCGATACAGCTCATGGATTGCTAGAAAGGAGATTACTGATTTCTCTTTCTGAAATTGCTGCTTATGCGGTGGAGTTGAAATTTTCTAGTTTTCGCGCAACTAGACAATCTGCGATCGCTTATATTTTCAAACAGTCAGATAATAATGTTAGACGCGATCGCTATGAAGCATTTATCAAGCAAATGCTCCATGAGCATGGACTCATAGGTTTTTTCCTGGAATATCCTGTTTTAGCAAAGGTGTTAGCTTTAAGCATAGATTTCTGGGTTGATGCTATTGCCGAATTTTTGTCACAATTAGCCGCAGATTATGCAGAGATTCAGCAATTATTCCAACCAGATGGGGATTTGGGACAAGTTGTGGAAGTTAATTCTAATCTTTCCGATCCTCATAATAATCATCATACGGTGATAATTATTACTTTTACTTCTGGCTTAAAATTAGTATATAAACCAAAGGGTTTACATATAGATGAAGCATACTTCAATTTGTTATCTTGGTTGAACCAACAAGAAATTGATTTAAAATTTAAGTGCTTAAAAATATTAAATCGTCCCAATTACGGATGGGTTGAATTTGTAGAATATTCACCTTGCGAAGATCAAAAAGCAGTACAACGGTTTTACCAGCGCACTGGAATCTTATTAGGGTTGTTATATATCTTGAGAGGTAATGATTGCCATGTTGAAAACCTCATAGCTTGTGGGGAACATCCAGTTATCATTGATTTAGAGACAATAATACACCCCACAATTAAGGATAAAGAAGACGATAGTCAACCTCTCAACGCATTTGAATTAGCTCTAAGATTTTTGCTACAGGATTCTGTATTACAAACTCACTTACTACCACAGTGGCACACAGTACTGGGTGGAAAACTAGTCTATGATCTCAGCCCATTAGTGGTAAATGATGAGCAAGATGCTCAATACAATAGTCCCATTTTTCTTAACATTAACACCGATACAATGCGTCTTAAGTATGAGCAGATTCCTATAGATTTTGGCAAAACTCATCTACCATCATTGGGAGAAGTGCAGATATCTCCAGATAATTATGTAGAAGATTTAATCATCGGCTTCAAAAAAATATATTCTTTGATCATCAATCAAAGAGAATTTCTGTTAGGTGAGAATAGTCCCCTATTAAATTTTTCTCATCAACGAATTCGGCTGTTATTTCGGGGAACTCAGTCTTATGCTTCTATATTAAGTAATGCCCAAAAACCAGAATATTTCAAAGACGGAGTTGATCACAACATCAAATTAGAACTTCTTAGTAGAGCTTATATTACACAGGAAAGTAAGCCCTTATTTTGGCCATTGTTAGAGCAAGAACTCCATTCAATGGTGCAGATGGATATTCCTTATTTTAGCACTTTTACAGATAGTGATTCCTTATTTGCTGGATTGTCATCAGTGCCTTTTGTAGATTGCATCATACCCACTTATCCAGAAGTTGTAAGTCGAATTAAAAAATTGTGTGAAACCGACTTAAAGCGACAAATAGAAGTTATTCGAGGTGCTTTTAATACTAGTATTATCGCCAATCATTCAGAAGGTACTTTGGCTATTAATCTTGCACAAACAGAGCCAAATCCTGAGAATATTACACCATTAAGTCGAGATGAATGTTTAGAACAGGCGATCGCCATTGCTCAGAAAATCCAATCCCAAGCATTTTATACTGATGATAGTGCTGCTTGGATTGGATTGGAATATATTCCGAAATTCCAACGGTTTCAGTTAAAAGCTCTTGGACATCATTTATATGATGATAGTGGTGGAATCGCTTTATTCTTAGCCGCATTATGGTCAGTTACCAAAGATGAACAGTATCGTCGCTTATCCCTCAAGGGATTGCACCCATTGCGTCAATATTTAAGTAATTTAACCCCAGATAAGTTAACAGAATTAACCGAAAGTGTAGATATTGGAGTTTGCACGGGATTTGGCTCGCTTATCTATGCACTATTGAAGATTAGTAACCTGTTAGATGAGCCAGTTTTGTTAGATAATGCCAAACAAGTTGCTAATTTAATCACACCAGATATCATTAGTAAAGACCAAGATTTAAATATTAGTTCAGGCTCGGCCGGTGCGGTGTTAGCATTCCTCTCGTTGTACACAACGACTGGCGACACATGGTATTTAGAACAGGCTATTAGTTGTGGAAATCATATATTGCAGCAGGGAATCGCCAGTGATATAGGGATTAAAGCTTGGAAGACCGCAGAGAAGAAACTGTTACCAGGGTTTGCTTATGGTGCGGCTGGTATTGCCTATGCCTTGCTGAGATTATATGATATCACTTTGGATGGTAGTTTCTTGTTAGGTGCAAAAGAGGCGATCGCCTATGAACGCAGTCTTTTAGTTGCCGAAACTGCTAATTCCTCGGAAGCCAGCCATCAAAATCATTCATTCTCCCTTGGTTGGAGTCATGGGACGGCTGGTATTGTGTTAGCTCGTTTGGGTAGTCTGACGATATTTGATCATGAAGAAATTCGTCAAGAAATTGCTAGTGGTTTAAATACTATCCAAAAAAGTAATTCCAATATAGTTGATAGACTCTCTTGTGGTAACTTTGGCATCGTTGATGTTCTCCTAGAAGCTTCTATGAGATTTTTAGATCCTAATTTGTTACAAGATGCACAACAACGAGCAGTGTTGCTTATAAATAAATCACAGCAATCTGGTTCTTTCTATTTGTTTTCTCCACATCACCAAGATATGTATAATCCCGGTTTCTTCAATGGTATGGCTGGAATTGGATATGGGTTATTAAGACTTAGCTATCCACAATTATTACCTTCAATTTTGTTATTTGATTAA
- a CDS encoding NHLP leader peptide family RiPP precursor — protein sequence MSTNSEALNPQQVQERIIAKAMEDSIYKQRLLNDPKAVLEEELGEKLPADLTIQVLQQSSKNLYLLLPIDIDELVRDGMLSESELEAVAGGFLFLAATPYVVKQSPKISKAVKKWF from the coding sequence ATGTCTACAAATTCTGAAGCATTAAATCCCCAACAGGTTCAAGAGCGCATCATTGCTAAAGCAATGGAAGACTCTATTTATAAGCAACGCTTATTAAATGACCCTAAAGCAGTCTTGGAAGAAGAGTTAGGTGAAAAACTACCAGCAGATTTGACAATTCAGGTTCTACAACAAAGTTCCAAAAATCTCTATTTGTTGTTGCCAATTGATATTGATGAACTAGTTCGTGATGGGATGTTGTCTGAGTCTGAATTAGAGGCTGTAGCTGGAGGATTTCTTTTTCTTGCAGCTACTCCCTATGTTGTTAAACAATCTCCCAAAATCTCAAAAGCAGTCAAGAAATGGTTTTAG
- a CDS encoding PAS domain-containing sensor histidine kinase — protein sequence MVIIGSHADIRQSETIFQVLIEATDVMILVLRDGYICYANPTVKEITGYTEAELRVHTDLYQHIQKQEKQQYIASQRQEAKLIKKNGEECYLNYSLKTITFEGKPAKLLTAVDITKHKQVEKRIQQTLEREKEIGENRLQFISMISHELRVPLKVISFATNLLKLYSECWSHEKKQEYFNRLQKGVEMLNLLIDEVLIIGRMETGKLTCEPKPLDLLQFCHNLLAELYPNDRYQHHINFSSQGNSSLVSVDKRMLQLILTNLLENAVKYSPDGSIVSFLLSYQSEKVIFQIKDQGIGIAPTDLEKLFEPFYRGKNVGDLPGNGLGLAMQNTNFGNLLLG from the coding sequence TTGGTAATAATTGGTAGTCATGCAGATATCAGACAAAGTGAAACTATATTTCAAGTCTTAATAGAAGCAACTGATGTCATGATACTTGTCCTTCGAGATGGGTACATTTGCTATGCAAATCCTACGGTTAAGGAAATCACTGGTTACACAGAAGCAGAGTTGAGAGTCCATACTGATTTATATCAACACATCCAAAAGCAAGAGAAGCAGCAATATATTGCTTCACAACGCCAAGAGGCTAAGTTAATCAAGAAAAATGGTGAAGAATGTTACCTAAATTATTCGCTTAAAACCATTACATTTGAAGGCAAGCCAGCTAAATTATTGACAGCGGTAGATATTACCAAACACAAGCAAGTAGAAAAGAGAATTCAACAAACTCTAGAACGAGAAAAGGAAATCGGAGAAAACAGATTACAGTTTATCTCTATGATTTCCCATGAATTGCGTGTGCCATTGAAAGTCATCTCATTTGCGACTAACTTACTCAAACTTTACAGTGAATGTTGGAGTCACGAAAAAAAACAAGAATACTTTAATCGGCTGCAAAAAGGAGTCGAAATGCTGAATCTGCTAATTGATGAAGTTTTAATTATCGGTAGAATGGAGACAGGAAAGTTAACGTGTGAGCCAAAACCACTCGATCTCTTACAGTTTTGCCACAATCTCCTAGCTGAACTATATCCAAATGATAGATACCAGCACCATATTAATTTTTCCAGTCAAGGCAATTCTTCATTAGTTAGCGTAGATAAAAGAATGCTTCAGCTGATTCTGACGAATCTGCTAGAAAATGCTGTTAAATATTCTCCAGATGGCAGTATTGTCAGTTTTTTATTATCCTACCAATCTGAAAAAGTGATTTTTCAGATTAAAGATCAGGGTATTGGAATTGCACCTACAGATTTAGAAAAATTGTTTGAACCATTTTATCGAGGTAAGAATGTCGGTGATTTACCTGGTAATGGATTGGGACTAGCCATGCAAAATACTAATTTTGGCAACTTGTTATTAGGGTGA
- a CDS encoding helix-turn-helix domain-containing protein: MTAARTLLLETNQSVEKIALAVGYQSLNHFFRQFCEYYGNTHQSWRKKYGINTRSLRSTKKLELAKELVR; the protein is encoded by the coding sequence ATGACAGCAGCACGCACTTTGTTGTTAGAAACAAACCAGTCTGTAGAGAAAATTGCTTTAGCAGTAGGCTATCAGAGTCTTAACCATTTTTTTCGTCAATTTTGCGAATACTATGGCAACACTCATCAATCCTGGCGAAAAAAATATGGCATTAATACAAGAAGTCTCAGATCAACAAAAAAATTAGAACTTGCTAAAGAGTTAGTTAGGTAA
- a CDS encoding NHLP leader peptide family RiPP precursor, with protein sequence MATNSEPLTPESLQEHIIAKAIEDPAYKQRLLSDTKAVLAEELGTELPEDVSVEVLQQSSKQLYLVLPVDIDELVRDGIISQSELEAVAGASIFAVSRLITKTAAQVAVFASFEYSIKQNRNRKK encoded by the coding sequence ATGGCTACAAACTCTGAACCATTAACTCCTGAAAGTTTGCAAGAGCATATCATTGCTAAAGCAATAGAAGATCCCGCTTACAAACAACGTTTATTAAGCGATACTAAAGCGGTTTTAGCAGAAGAACTAGGTACTGAGTTACCAGAAGATGTATCAGTTGAGGTTTTACAGCAGAGTTCAAAACAACTCTATCTAGTATTACCAGTTGATATTGACGAACTAGTTCGTGATGGTATTATTTCTCAGTCAGAACTAGAGGCTGTTGCAGGGGCATCAATATTCGCAGTATCAAGGTTAATTACCAAGACAGCTGCTCAGGTAGCTGTTTTTGCATCTTTTGAGTATTCTATTAAACAAAATAGGAATAGGAAAAAGTAA
- a CDS encoding NHLP leader peptide family RiPP precursor encodes MTTNSEPLTPESLQEHIIAKAMEDPAYKQRLLSDTRAVLAEELGAELPEDVSVEVLQQTSKQLYLVLPIDIDELVRDGIISQSELEAVAGASISALSRLIRDGAASAAIFASIEYSLKRVKRRK; translated from the coding sequence ATGACTACTAATTCTGAACCATTAACTCCTGAAAGTTTGCAAGAGCATATTATTGCTAAAGCAATGGAAGATCCCGCTTACAAACAACGCTTGTTAAGCGATACTAGAGCGGTTTTAGCAGAAGAGTTAGGTGCTGAGTTACCAGAAGATGTATCAGTTGAAGTTTTACAGCAGACTTCAAAACAACTCTATTTAGTATTGCCAATTGATATTGATGAACTAGTTCGTGATGGTATTATTTCTCAGTCAGAACTAGAGGCTGTTGCAGGGGCATCAATATCCGCACTATCAAGGTTAATTCGTGATGGAGCTGCTAGTGCAGCTATTTTTGCATCCATTGAATACTCTCTTAAAAGAGTGAAGCGTAGAAAGTAA